A window of the Kazachstania africana CBS 2517 chromosome 10, complete genome genome harbors these coding sequences:
- the HOS4 gene encoding Hos4p (similar to Saccharomyces cerevisiae HOS4 (YIL112W); ancestral locus Anc_2.257): MSDSVSNSINKNNTTGGAAPVKKRSLSSYLSNVNSRKEELERMAQKEKEEKEKRERELKLLNEQAKLEEKLEAERKLEAEKKKQEIEKQRLESNMESDSYSVPKLEETETSIRRQSGDINKIFSSPELSPADKDSTFKDIKQVSSENNNHKEAEAKKISLTTTKPSFEDTESKMAATKFIKPATDLPKKEYDTLNQKRSSGSLSREDLKAMFRGPASLPNLSVSGNFESELQREMEEEREIESDAPTEMGSPVKLKPRGRLIRGDKIGTPRGSDSELSDLDDMNSVEISSSFLHGDSSPLKPQHSRISSSPAKFSMKSHRKSTSKQRKTVHKNAFGSTKLHTACNKGKYDIVKQILEDDEIDIHDRDNAGNTPLHEAALGGHLDIVKLLLQYNAEINCISFESDRDTPLTDAANNGHVDVIKYLLRHGADPTHVNTAGLTAYELLEQHNDLDEEEIDQVEAVKKDLIDFTKKWNTERKNKNKTSAKDAETHDTNEQSSDIHFYWNDLNTKWGREKLLAASKEGNLSYVGQYLENGGKADFKAFMEAVKFGHEDVTSIFLAFGAPVNNHNRDNVTPLLQSVGRDHLGTVKLLIEAGANPLARDKSGHDALYYAQNSLLGLVDEREIALLKKAVEKYDGNVLREIKDEHVRKDERSTLIKSVQKTERSLSVNEDRRKQDNKEKNLAEQIPRASSSTLLQAKKSIKFHNIQEKDKINNEELKVSRETPMEEEKDDEPVKVPSRRRTMSPITANPLSRHSSSNLSSSASDVHIAKKVKLDSPVEAPVIKETPEEKEQRLKAEEEYIQRRLESKKKKEQEILEKMKSDEQKRVEEKAKQKILEAKKIEEEARLKKLEVAKQEKENELRRRRYIRSFYPLGLKLINFSTDSDYNKFLPLYYITKDQDGQIYRYVLDLQMLVILKDSDILSRSDYDKMDVNQENKRQIWNILKFIFLDGGIDNACSNKINAYRANYDLRAKIRFERQEFKKFSNLPMNWIRWEDIEIKDSKKKEDVESNMVEIALPVRETATLKNESTEHSDETRPDTVSKPLSLPLRFQHRHRVSHLLNTQTLW; encoded by the coding sequence ATGTCTGACAGTGTGTCGAATAGCATTAACAAGAATAATACTACCGGCGGGGCCGCTCCTGTTAAAAAAAGATCTTTGAGTAGCTATTTATCAAATGTAAATTCTAGAAAAGAAGAGTTAGAGAGGATGGCtcaaaaggaaaaggaggagaaggaaaaaagagAACGAGAGctcaaattattgaatgaacAAGCGAAATTGGAGGAGAAATTAGAAGCTGAAAGGAAACTAGAGgctgaaaagaagaaacaagaaatAGAAAAGCAAAGGTTGGAAAGCAATATGGAATCTGACTCTTATTCAGTACCTAAATTGGAAGAAACAGAAACTAGCATTAGAAGGCAAAGTGGtgatataaataaaattttctcaaGTCCCGAATTGTCTCCAGCAGATAAAGATAGTactttcaaagatattAAACAAGTGTCAagtgaaaataataaccaTAAAGAAGCggaagcaaaaaaaattagtcTCACGACAACCAAACcatcttttgaagataCTGAGTCCAAAATGGCTGCcacaaaatttatcaaaccAGCGACAGATTTGCCGAAGAAAGAGTATGACACCCTGAATCAAAAGCGTAGCAGTGGCTCACTATCCAgagaagatttgaaagcAATGTTCCGAGGGCCTGCATCGTTACCCAACTTATCTGTCTCAGGCAATTTTGAAAGCGAGTTACAAAGGgaaatggaagaagaaaggGAGATTGAAAGTGATGCTCCAACTGAAATGGGGTCACCTGTAAAATTAAAACCTCGTGGAAGACTAATTAGAGGTGACAAAATTGGTACACCGCGTGGTTCTGATTCAGAATTATCAGATCTGGATGATATGAACAGTGTAGAAATTTCTAGCAGTTTTTTACATGGTGATTCATCCCCTCTAAAGCCTCAACATTCGAGGATAAGCTCATCTCctgcaaaattttcaatgaagtcTCATCGCAAAAGTACTTCAAAACAAAGGAAGACAGTCCATAAAAATGCTTTCGGGTCTACAAAACTCCATACAGCTTGTAATAAGGGTAAATACGATATTGTAAAACAAATACTAgaggatgatgaaatcGATATTCACGATAGAGACAATGCTGGAAATACCCCTTTGCATGAAGCTGCACTCGGTGGTCATCTAGATATTGTTAAGCTACTGCTGCAATACAACGCAGAAATAAATTGTATATCATTCGAAAGTGACAGAGATACCCCATTAACCGATGCCGCTAATAATGGCCATGTTGAtgtaataaaatatttattgagGCATGGTGCAGATCCAACACATGTAAATACAGCAGGTCTCACTGCATATGAATTATTAGAGCAACATAACGATctagatgaagaagaaattgaccAAGTAGAAGCGGTCAAAAAGGATCTGATAGATTTCACCAAGAAATGGAACacagaaagaaaaaataagaataaaACAAGTGCCAAGGACGCGGAAACACATGACACTAATGAACAATCATCCGACATACATTTCTACTGGAATGATCTTAACACCAAATGGGGCAGAGAAAAATTGCTTGCTGCTTCAAAGGAAGGTAATTTATCGTATGTAGGACAATATCTCGAAAATGGAGGAAAAGCAGATTTCAAGGCATTTATGGAGGCTGTTAAATTTGGACATGAAGATGTAACGAGCATATTTTTGGCATTTGGAGCGCCTGTAAATAATCACAATAGAGATAATGTAACACCGCTGCTCCAATCGGTGGGGAGAGATCATCTAGGAACGGTGAAGTTATTAATAGAAGCTGGCGCGAATCCACTAGCTAGGGATAAGAGTGGCCACGATGCATTGTACTATGCGCAAAACAGTCTTCTAGGTCTCGTAGACGAGAGAGAAATtgcattattgaaaaaagcGGTAGAAAAATATGACGGTAACGTCCTTAGAGAAATAAAGGATGAACACGTTAGGAAAGATGAAAGATCCACTTTGATTAAAAGTGTACAAAAGACAGAGAGGTCGCTTTCTGTGAATGAAGATAGGAGAAAACAGGACAACAAGGAAAAGAATCTGGCTGAACAGATCCCACGagcttcatcatcaacatTACTACAAGCAAAAAAATCCATCAAGTTTCACAATATCCAGGAAAAGGACAAAATTAACAATGAGGAACTAAAAGTTTCAAGAGAGACACCAAtggaagaagagaaagatgaTGAACCAGTCAAAGTGCCTTCAAGAAGAAGGACTATGTCTCCTATCACTGCCAATCCGTTATCGAGACactcttcttctaatttaaGTAGTAGTGCTAGTGATGTTCACATCGCCAAAAAGGTGAAGTTAGATTCTCCGGTTGAAGCTCCTGTTATCAAGGAAACtccagaagaaaaagagcaaagattgaaagctgaagaagaatatattcaaaGGAGACTTGAAAGtaagaaaaagaaggaacaagaaattttagaaaagatgaaatcaGATGAACAAAAACGTGTCGAAGAGAAGGccaaacaaaaaattttagaagctaaaaaaattgaggaAGAGGCaagattaaaaaaattagaagtTGCAAAGCAAGAAAAGGAGAACGAACTGAGGAGAAGACGCTATATACGATCCTTCTACCCATTAGGTTTAAAACTTATTAATTTCAGTACGGACAGTGACTATAATAAGTTTTTACCGTTGTATTATATTACCAAGGATCAGGATGGTCAAATCTATAGATATGTTTTAGATTTACAAATGTTGGTCATCTTGAAAGATAGTGACATTCTCTCTAGAAGCGATTATGATAAAATGGATGttaatcaagaaaataagagaCAAATATGGAACATTTTaaaattcatatttttAGATGGTGGTATTGATAATGCTTGCAGCAACAAGATTAATGCTTACAGAGCGAACTACGATTTAAGAGCGAAAATTCGTTTTGAGAGACAAGAGTTCAAGAAGTTCTCTAATTTACCGATGAATTGGATCAGATGggaagatattgaaataaaggatagtaagaaaaaagaagacGTCGAATCTAATATGGTGGAAATAGC
- the POR2 gene encoding putative porin POR2 (similar to Saccharomyces cerevisiae POR2 (YIL114C) and POR1 (YNL055C); ancestral locus Anc_2.254), whose translation MAPPFFPDILQNVNGLLNRDFYQNTPTAVNISTTASNGVKFNINGKQLARDAPLQANIEARLSDKVTGISISQGWSNKNKLNNKVELNKLVIPGLKFNVMSNFSPADDTKSAKLNLSLVKPFFSTRATLDKSLFTGNLTLSHDNIVTGAEFSYDIASGTISRHAMAMAYQSKDYTIGLLISDMQLATASFYQVLNSNLQVGAKATMNSKLNSNVNIEFATKYRPDESSQIKCKINDLGKLTVSCKQDLKKGITVGVGASMNALKLDEPIQKIGWSLNFSS comes from the coding sequence ATGGCACCTCCTTTCTTTCCGGACATACTGCAGAATGTCAATGGCCTCTTGAACAGAGATTTCTATCAAAATACGCCAACTGCTGTCAATATATCTACTACTGCGTCCAATGGTGttaaattcaatatcaatggGAAGCAACTCGCTAGAGATGCGCCTTTACAAGCAAATATTGAGGCCAGACTATCAGATAAAGTCACTGGTATCTCTATATCACAAGGCTGGTCGAACAAGAACAAATTAAACAATAAAGTCGAGTTGAATAAATTGGTCATACCTGGCTTGAAATTCAACGTGATGTCAAATTTCAGTCCAGCAGATGATACAAAGTCTGCTAAATTGAATTTAAGCCTTGTgaaaccatttttttccacCAGGGCAACTTTAGATAAGTCTCTTTTCACAGGTAATCTGACTTTATCCCATGATAACATTGTAACTGGTGCTGAATTTTCGTACGATATTGCGAGTGGTACTATTTCTCGTCATGCCATGGCGATGGCCTATCAATCCAAGGATTATACCATTGGATTACTGATTTCCGACATGCAATTAGCCACTGCTTCTTTCTACCAGGTGctgaattcaaatttacagGTCGGTGCAAAAGCAacaatgaattcaaaactGAATTCAAATGTCAATATTGAGTTTGCAACGAAGTATAGACCAGATGAGTCTTCGCAAATTAAATGTAAAATTAACGATCTGGGTAAATTAACAGTTTCCTGTAaacaagatttgaaaaaggGCATCACTGTAGGTGTTGGTGCTTCCATGAATGCTTTGAAGTTAGATGAACCAATCCAAAAGATTGGATGGTCTTTAAACTTTTCATCTTGA